A segment of the Longimicrobiaceae bacterium genome:
CCGGGCGATGCTGCACGTGGTGCAGGGCGAGGACGCGCTCGCGCAGTTCGACCGTGGAGGGCTGGAGGTGATGGATGCTGACCTGCCCGCGTTCGCCGAACGTCTCCGCTCCGAGAACCACACGCTGAAGCGGGCGCTCACCGACCCGAGGCTGTTCAGCGGCATCGGTAACGCGTACTCGGACGAGGTCCTGCACCGCGCGCGCCTCTCGCCCATGCTGCTCACGCAGAAGATGGCGGACGCGCAGGTGGCGGCGCTGTTCGATGCGGTGCGGACGACGCTGGCGGAGTGGAGCGAGCGGCTGCTGCGCGAGGCGGGCGGGGATTTTCCGGAGAAGGTGACGGCGTTCCATCCGGCGATGGCGGTGCACGGGCGGTTCGGGATGCCGTGCCCGGTGTGCAACGCGCCCGTGCAGCGCATCCGCTACGCCGACAACGAGACGAACTACTGCGCCCGCTGCCAGACCGGCGGCCGCCTCCTCGCCGACCGCGCCATGTCGCGCCTCCTCAAGGAAGACTGGCCCCGCTCCATCGACGACCTGGAGTGACCCTCCGCCCGACCGCAATCCGTTGTAGGGGTGCGATTTATCGCATCCGCCCGCTCGGTAGCGCGACCATCCTGCGTCTCGCACTGA
Coding sequences within it:
- a CDS encoding DNA-formamidopyrimidine glycosylase family protein — translated: MPELPDVLVYLDRLAAFTLGKPVERVEMLNPFVLRTVSPPIKALEGKRVTELRRMGKRLVMGLEDDLFLVIHLMIAGRLRWRSLAKPMGGKLVLARFHFPDGILHLTEAGTKRRAMLHVVQGEDALAQFDRGGLEVMDADLPAFAERLRSENHTLKRALTDPRLFSGIGNAYSDEVLHRARLSPMLLTQKMADAQVAALFDAVRTTLAEWSERLLREAGGDFPEKVTAFHPAMAVHGRFGMPCPVCNAPVQRIRYADNETNYCARCQTGGRLLADRAMSRLLKEDWPRSIDDLE